In Saccharothrix syringae, the following are encoded in one genomic region:
- a CDS encoding glycosyltransferase has product MTVLWGVSFDATPLSGVVVEFLKTARRLAAGTAYSVHLDLGYDIKADKDAFFRPYRDEAALFPDWVRLDRVDGLADVPGYDRSFVERVLAEVVQGGDPALLGEVDRVAAGVADRIERTWERLGVTLVVVENGTLPENITYTRALYRAIERYGARHRLGRFVLWRDHDLMWQSEPGAAKYGRFPYPATPAPRNSPHVHYFALHEHARRRTLDWVPDLTTIDVLPNAFTCRTAEVDERNAGFRRDHGIPEGAALLARITRVIPQKRVDRDIHLLALLADRLDAHLFVAGDVDEAPGEHARLTALATRLGVRDRVVFGGWLTPYDTRVAGRYSVRDLLAHADLVTFLTSYDYESYGNPVSEAVASGTPYATSRYELYDEVYGDRGFRAPVLDVRVHDLPTPGFADEVAELITDEGKRAEVVEHNRELGEALFGESVAGGLLDRLYPPPMGPRTRMSVVLPVYNEAATLREVLRTLHDQRDGDGPLDRDLYEVVLVDNNSTDDTAAIAREFAAAHPDLAVHVIHEPEQGVSCARRAGMEFAAARSRNRSGTDVDERFYLVSADADCRVDPHWLAELLAAMETSKAAIAVCDYYYNPDHFTGRPRLWDAIQRTLRCRAVTFSLFGGFPDGKGFAVEREAYERVGGIEVFYQLQGGRFVNHLSDDWDFGIKVANAGGGITYAPRSRVEINPRRIDHALDEVITGRAYGSDGIIVMRDIRPEPPAGAGGDLTAEQARLAWDFSIKDFTPKNVVLPVLLTPSLLEDEAVVAFFGPDLAARLGRRIAEIRDEMRVLDFAPIHSYKTPSYRLYFEFADEIFARLRLHVGEDIGYPPPLPPCLRDVPPERFTEFVRYYCEDRESGEAHNHFGNGGVF; this is encoded by the coding sequence ATGACGGTGCTCTGGGGTGTCTCCTTCGACGCGACCCCGCTGTCCGGTGTGGTCGTCGAGTTCCTGAAGACCGCCCGCCGCCTGGCGGCGGGCACCGCCTACTCCGTGCACCTCGACCTCGGCTACGACATCAAGGCCGACAAGGACGCCTTCTTCCGCCCCTACCGCGACGAGGCCGCGCTCTTCCCCGACTGGGTGCGGCTGGACCGCGTCGACGGCCTGGCGGACGTGCCCGGCTACGACCGGTCGTTCGTCGAGCGGGTGCTCGCCGAGGTGGTGCAGGGCGGGGACCCGGCGCTGCTGGGCGAGGTCGACCGGGTCGCCGCCGGGGTCGCCGACCGGATCGAGCGGACCTGGGAACGGCTCGGCGTGACCCTGGTCGTGGTCGAGAACGGCACCCTGCCGGAGAACATCACCTACACCAGGGCGCTCTACCGGGCGATCGAGCGCTACGGGGCCCGCCACCGGCTCGGCCGGTTCGTGCTGTGGCGCGACCACGACCTGATGTGGCAGAGCGAGCCCGGCGCGGCGAAGTACGGCCGGTTCCCGTACCCGGCCACGCCCGCGCCCCGGAACTCGCCGCACGTCCACTACTTCGCGCTGCACGAGCACGCCAGGAGGCGGACCCTCGACTGGGTGCCCGACCTGACCACCATCGACGTGCTGCCCAACGCGTTCACCTGCCGCACCGCCGAGGTGGACGAGCGCAACGCCGGGTTCCGCCGCGACCACGGCATCCCCGAGGGCGCCGCGCTGCTCGCCCGGATCACCCGGGTCATCCCGCAGAAGCGCGTCGACCGCGACATCCACCTGCTGGCGCTGCTGGCCGACCGGCTCGACGCCCACCTGTTCGTCGCGGGCGACGTGGACGAGGCGCCGGGTGAGCACGCCCGGCTGACCGCGCTGGCCACCCGGCTCGGCGTGCGCGACCGGGTCGTGTTCGGCGGCTGGCTGACCCCGTACGACACGCGGGTGGCGGGGCGGTACTCGGTGCGCGACCTGCTCGCGCACGCCGACCTGGTCACGTTCCTGACCTCCTACGACTACGAGAGCTACGGCAACCCGGTCAGCGAGGCCGTCGCGTCCGGCACGCCGTACGCCACCAGCCGGTACGAGCTGTACGACGAGGTCTACGGCGACCGGGGCTTCCGGGCGCCGGTGCTGGACGTGCGGGTCCACGACCTGCCGACGCCGGGGTTCGCCGACGAGGTGGCGGAGCTGATCACCGACGAGGGGAAGCGAGCCGAAGTGGTCGAGCACAACCGGGAGCTGGGGGAGGCGCTGTTCGGCGAGTCGGTCGCGGGCGGCCTGCTCGACCGCCTCTACCCGCCGCCGATGGGGCCGCGCACGCGGATGAGCGTCGTGCTGCCGGTCTACAACGAGGCCGCCACCCTGCGCGAGGTGCTGCGCACGCTGCACGACCAGCGCGACGGCGACGGCCCGCTGGACCGGGACCTGTACGAGGTGGTGCTGGTGGACAACAACTCCACCGACGACACCGCCGCCATCGCCCGCGAGTTCGCCGCCGCGCACCCCGACCTGGCCGTGCACGTCATCCACGAACCGGAGCAGGGCGTGTCGTGCGCCCGCCGGGCGGGCATGGAGTTCGCCGCGGCGCGCAGCCGCAACCGGTCCGGCACCGACGTCGACGAGCGCTTCTACCTGGTCTCCGCGGACGCCGACTGCCGCGTGGACCCGCACTGGCTGGCCGAGCTGCTGGCCGCGATGGAGACCTCCAAGGCCGCCATCGCCGTCTGCGACTACTACTACAACCCCGACCACTTCACCGGCCGCCCCCGGCTGTGGGACGCGATCCAGCGCACGCTGCGGTGCCGCGCGGTGACCTTCTCCCTGTTCGGCGGCTTCCCCGACGGCAAGGGCTTCGCGGTCGAGCGCGAGGCGTACGAGCGGGTCGGCGGCATCGAGGTGTTCTACCAGCTCCAGGGCGGCCGGTTCGTCAACCACCTGTCCGACGACTGGGACTTCGGCATCAAGGTCGCCAACGCGGGCGGGGGGATCACCTACGCGCCGCGGTCGCGGGTGGAGATCAACCCCCGGCGCATCGACCACGCCCTGGACGAGGTCATCACCGGCCGGGCCTACGGCTCGGACGGCATCATCGTCATGCGCGACATCCGCCCCGAACCACCGGCCGGCGCCGGCGGCGACCTGACCGCGGAGCAGGCCCGGCTGGCGTGGGACTTCTCCATCAAGGACTTCACGCCGAAGAACGTCGTCCTGCCGGTGCTGCTCACCCCGTCGCTGCTGGAGGACGAGGCGGTCGTGGCGTTCTTCGGCCCGGACCTGGCGGCCCGCCTGGGCCGGCGCATCGCCGAGATCCGGGACGAGATGCGGGTGCTGGACTTCGCGCCGATCCACTCCTACAAGACGCCCTCGTACCGGCTGTACTTCGAGTTCGCCGACGAGATCTTCGCCCGGCTGCGCCTGCACGTCGGCGAGGACATCGGCTACCCGCCGCCGCTGCCGCCGTGCCTGCGAGACGTGCCGCCCGAGCGGTTCACCGAGTTCGTCCGCTACTACTGCGAGGACCGGGAGTCGGGCGAGGCGCACAACCACTTCGGCAACGGGGGCGTGTTCTGA
- a CDS encoding AIM24 family protein — translation MRSSLLDHAERSVEPGSFQLQNDRMLKVDLTGTGGFFFAKQGSMVAYQGDVDFAYEGSGGIGKLFKKAFTGEGMSLMKVSGSGDVFLAQDADEVFIVHLEDEGVTVNGGNVLAFENTLKWDINRVEGASVLSGGLFNTTFTGTGALAITAYGTPVVLNVDVPTYVDMQSAVLWSTSLQSSIRRTAKLAAAIGRGSGEAYQLALTGRGIVVVQASEGHPKPAAQ, via the coding sequence ATGCGCAGCTCACTGCTCGACCACGCGGAGCGGTCCGTCGAACCCGGCAGCTTCCAGCTCCAGAACGACCGCATGCTCAAGGTGGACCTCACCGGCACCGGCGGGTTCTTCTTCGCCAAGCAGGGTTCCATGGTGGCCTACCAGGGCGACGTCGACTTCGCCTACGAGGGCAGCGGCGGCATCGGGAAGCTGTTCAAGAAGGCTTTCACCGGCGAGGGCATGTCACTGATGAAGGTGTCGGGCAGCGGTGACGTCTTCCTCGCCCAGGACGCCGACGAGGTGTTCATCGTCCACCTGGAGGACGAGGGGGTGACCGTCAACGGCGGCAACGTGCTGGCGTTCGAGAACACGCTCAAGTGGGACATCAACCGCGTCGAGGGCGCCTCCGTGCTCAGCGGCGGCCTGTTCAACACCACGTTCACCGGCACCGGGGCCCTGGCCATCACGGCGTACGGCACGCCGGTGGTGTTGAACGTGGACGTGCCGACGTACGTCGACATGCAGTCCGCCGTCCTGTGGTCCACGTCGTTGCAGTCCTCGATCCGCCGGACCGCGAAGCTCGCGGCGGCCATCGGGCGCGGGTCGGGCGAGGCGTACCAGCTCGCGCTGACCGGGCGGGGGATCGTCGTCGTGCAGGCATCGGAGGGGCACCCGAAGCCGGCGGCGCAGTAG
- a CDS encoding alpha/beta fold hydrolase — MDVRTRNNVTASGPADGRPVVFSHGFGCDQNMWRLVTPAFTDDHRVVLFDHVGAGHSDLSAWQPERYASLDGYAGDVLELLDELDLRDVVFVGHSVSAMIGVLAANRDPSRFGALVLVGPSPRYVDDDGYRGGFSTADIEELLDSLDSNYLGWSAAMAPAIMGNADRPELGQELTESFCRTDPEIARHFARVTFLSDNRDDLAAVGLPTLVLQCRDDVIADRAVGEFVHRAIPGSELVVLNATGHCPNLSAPEETAAAIRGFLAGSGGAGS, encoded by the coding sequence ATGGACGTGCGGACCAGGAACAACGTCACCGCGTCGGGGCCGGCGGACGGCCGACCGGTGGTGTTCTCGCACGGTTTCGGCTGCGACCAGAACATGTGGCGGCTGGTCACCCCCGCGTTCACCGACGACCACCGGGTGGTGCTGTTCGACCACGTGGGCGCCGGCCACTCGGACCTGTCGGCCTGGCAGCCGGAGCGCTACGCCTCCCTGGACGGCTACGCCGGCGACGTGCTCGAACTGCTCGACGAGCTGGACCTGCGCGACGTGGTGTTCGTCGGGCACTCGGTGAGCGCCATGATCGGCGTGCTGGCCGCCAACCGGGACCCGTCGCGGTTCGGCGCGCTGGTCCTGGTCGGCCCCTCGCCGCGCTACGTGGACGACGACGGCTACCGGGGCGGGTTCAGCACCGCGGACATCGAGGAGCTGCTGGACTCGCTGGACAGCAACTACCTGGGCTGGTCGGCGGCGATGGCGCCGGCCATCATGGGCAATGCGGACCGCCCCGAGCTGGGCCAGGAGCTGACCGAGAGCTTCTGCCGCACCGACCCGGAGATCGCCCGGCACTTCGCGCGCGTGACGTTCCTGTCGGACAACCGCGACGACCTGGCCGCGGTGGGCCTGCCGACCCTGGTGCTCCAGTGCCGCGACGACGTCATCGCCGACCGGGCGGTGGGCGAGTTCGTGCACCGCGCCATCCCCGGCAGCGAGCTGGTGGTGCTCAACGCGACGGGGCACTGCCCGAACCTGAGCGCGCCGGAGGAGACCGCCGCCGCCATCCGCGGCTTCCTGGCCGGGTCCGGGGGTGCGGGGTCGTGA
- a CDS encoding STAS domain-containing protein, with amino-acid sequence MLELTTAVDGTAHTVALTGELDHRTAPRLHAALDGLRLAAGDRLVLDLTGLTFCDSSGLSAFIAAHELSSGAVELVAPPAMVVRMLHVTGLTEIFTVHDADRGRLTR; translated from the coding sequence GTGCTCGAACTGACCACGGCCGTCGACGGCACCGCCCACACCGTCGCGCTCACCGGGGAGCTGGACCACCGGACCGCCCCGCGGCTGCACGCGGCCCTGGACGGGCTGCGCCTGGCGGCGGGCGACCGGCTCGTCCTGGACCTGACCGGGCTGACCTTCTGCGACTCCAGCGGGCTCAGCGCCTTCATCGCCGCGCACGAGCTGTCCAGCGGCGCGGTCGAGCTGGTCGCCCCGCCCGCGATGGTGGTCCGGATGCTGCACGTCACCGGGTTGACGGAGATCTTCACCGTGCACGACGCCGACCGGGGCCGGCTCACCCGGTGA
- a CDS encoding radical SAM protein, translated as MALTYEQAVDSLHVLDPAWPRPAVLDALGAPENRHLLDYVKEDPFGAHVFPGNVPGYAPEAFLADLDAQLPAGGPIHLWSYIPTCAYRCRFCQYPVVVVKGPPEVTRERAAHWVDLNIAEARLWLAAVPNLARAEVGEFNVFGGTPSLLPEPEIRRLLDFYRENFRFTAASTIRFEGDPSTFTPAKLELLRGLGCTKLSSGVQSFDDHVLRESGREHTSAMCVDFVRNAKAAGFEWVSIDLMYGLLDQTADSVRRDLDVVLEHEVPAVVCTKLHLASYADSRTGVTGEKPAAWQLPDYRDRLVRRGHRWPTLGEQYQMRELLTEGLRADGYAEHPTMYFARAGLGPEKWKSIMVDQDRQEPEVAIGLGGSSSCRASEAITDVNSRRYAETVRAGRVPLGSATRFTPEAQESRAVKMALSTLRPLDDALHRRRFPGRSLFAEPWLGRFLALEARGLVRLDRTAGTVALTRDGEVLVEAVINTEL; from the coding sequence ATGGCGCTGACCTACGAGCAGGCCGTGGACTCCCTGCACGTGCTGGACCCCGCGTGGCCGCGCCCGGCGGTGCTCGACGCCCTGGGCGCGCCGGAGAACCGGCACCTGCTCGACTACGTCAAGGAGGACCCGTTCGGGGCGCACGTCTTCCCCGGCAACGTGCCCGGCTACGCGCCCGAGGCGTTCCTGGCCGACCTCGACGCGCAGCTACCCGCCGGCGGCCCCATCCACCTGTGGTCCTACATCCCCACCTGCGCCTACCGGTGCCGGTTCTGCCAGTACCCGGTGGTGGTGGTCAAGGGTCCGCCGGAGGTCACCCGGGAGCGGGCCGCGCACTGGGTGGACCTCAACATCGCGGAGGCCCGGCTGTGGCTGGCCGCCGTGCCGAACCTGGCCCGCGCCGAGGTCGGCGAGTTCAACGTCTTCGGCGGCACGCCGTCGCTGCTGCCCGAGCCGGAGATCCGCCGCCTGCTGGACTTCTACCGGGAGAACTTCCGCTTCACCGCGGCCTCGACGATCCGCTTCGAGGGCGACCCGAGCACGTTCACCCCGGCCAAGCTGGAGCTGCTGCGCGGGCTGGGCTGCACCAAGCTGTCCAGCGGCGTGCAGTCCTTCGACGACCACGTGCTGCGGGAGAGCGGCCGGGAGCACACGTCGGCCATGTGCGTCGACTTCGTGCGCAACGCCAAGGCCGCCGGGTTCGAGTGGGTGAGCATCGACCTGATGTACGGCCTGCTGGACCAGACCGCGGACAGCGTCCGCCGCGACCTCGACGTGGTGCTGGAGCACGAGGTGCCCGCGGTGGTGTGCACCAAGCTCCACCTGGCGTCCTACGCGGACTCGCGCACCGGCGTGACGGGGGAGAAGCCCGCCGCCTGGCAGCTGCCCGACTACCGGGACCGGCTGGTCCGCCGGGGGCACCGCTGGCCGACGCTGGGCGAGCAGTACCAGATGCGGGAGCTGCTGACCGAGGGCCTGCGCGCCGACGGCTACGCCGAGCACCCCACCATGTACTTCGCCCGCGCCGGTTTGGGGCCGGAGAAGTGGAAGTCCATCATGGTCGACCAGGACCGGCAGGAGCCGGAGGTGGCGATCGGGCTGGGCGGCAGTTCGAGCTGCCGGGCCTCGGAGGCGATCACCGACGTGAACTCCCGGCGGTACGCCGAGACCGTGCGCGCGGGCCGGGTGCCGCTGGGGTCGGCCACCCGCTTCACGCCCGAGGCCCAGGAGTCGCGCGCGGTGAAGATGGCGCTGTCCACCCTCCGGCCGCTCGACGACGCCCTGCACCGGCGGCGCTTCCCGGGGCGGTCGCTGTTCGCCGAGCCGTGGCTGGGCCGGTTCCTGGCCCTGGAGGCGCGCGGCCTGGTCCGGCTGGACCGGACCGCGGGGACCGTCGCGCTCACCCGGGACGGCGAGGTGCTGGTCGAGGCGGTCATCAACACCGAGCTGTGA
- a CDS encoding PP2C family protein-serine/threonine phosphatase, with protein MCAAGTGLGGSDEPGEDGDPAIRDPRAVFSSLLEDDAEELYDKAPCGYLSTLMDGEIAKVNETLLGWLGYRREELVGVRRFTDLLTGGGRLYHETHYAPMLRMHGEVRELALELVAADGRRLPTLVSARVKSGAEGRPLLVRLTVFDARERRAYERELLAAKRRAEQERERLERLTGTLQRTLLPDALPEVDGVDLAAHYQVASSDQVGGDFYDVFPLGGDRWGFFLGDVCGKGPEAAVLTSLTRYALRAAAVHDTDPVAVLTTLNAVLLQQRRTGAPRFCTVVFGVLEPDGDGLAVTVAGGGHPSPLVLRAAGGVEPLPTPGGQLVGVLPRARFTAATTRLEPGDVLVLHSDGLTEARRADGTMLEEEGLVEAAAGMTGRDARTVVDLLVRLLTDWSRSPSDDTAVLAIGVPARVAQEARCSN; from the coding sequence ATGTGCGCCGCCGGGACCGGCCTGGGCGGGTCCGACGAGCCCGGCGAGGACGGCGACCCGGCGATCCGCGACCCGCGGGCGGTGTTCTCGTCCCTGCTGGAGGACGACGCCGAGGAGCTGTACGACAAGGCGCCCTGCGGCTACCTGTCGACCCTCATGGACGGCGAGATCGCCAAGGTCAACGAGACGCTGCTGGGCTGGCTCGGGTACCGGCGCGAGGAGCTGGTCGGCGTCAGGCGCTTCACCGACCTGCTGACCGGCGGCGGCAGGCTCTACCACGAGACGCACTACGCGCCGATGCTGCGCATGCACGGCGAGGTCCGCGAGCTGGCCCTGGAGCTGGTGGCCGCCGACGGCCGCCGGCTGCCCACCCTGGTCAGCGCGCGGGTCAAGAGCGGCGCGGAGGGCCGGCCGCTGCTGGTGCGCCTGACCGTGTTCGACGCCCGCGAGCGGCGCGCGTACGAGCGGGAGCTGCTGGCCGCCAAGCGCCGCGCCGAGCAGGAGCGGGAACGCCTGGAGCGGCTGACCGGCACCCTCCAGCGCACCCTGCTGCCCGACGCGCTGCCCGAGGTCGACGGCGTCGACCTCGCCGCCCACTACCAGGTCGCGTCCAGCGACCAGGTGGGCGGCGACTTCTACGACGTGTTCCCCCTGGGCGGCGACCGGTGGGGGTTCTTCCTGGGCGACGTGTGCGGCAAGGGGCCCGAGGCCGCCGTGCTGACGTCGCTGACCCGGTACGCCCTGCGCGCCGCCGCCGTGCACGACACCGACCCCGTGGCCGTGCTGACCACCCTCAACGCGGTCCTGCTGCAGCAGCGCCGGACCGGGGCGCCGCGGTTCTGCACGGTGGTCTTCGGCGTGCTCGAACCGGACGGCGACGGGCTCGCGGTCACCGTGGCGGGCGGCGGGCACCCCTCGCCGCTGGTCCTGCGCGCCGCGGGCGGGGTCGAGCCGCTGCCCACGCCGGGCGGGCAGCTCGTCGGCGTCCTGCCCCGGGCCAGGTTCACCGCCGCCACGACCCGGCTGGAGCCGGGTGACGTGCTGGTCCTGCACTCCGACGGCCTCACCGAGGCCCGCCGCGCCGACGGCACCATGCTGGAGGAGGAAGGGCTGGTCGAGGCCGCCGCCGGGATGACCGGCCGGGACGCGCGCACCGTGGTGGACCTGCTGGTGCGGTTGCTGACCGACTGGTCGCGGTCGCCCTCCGACGACACCGCGGTGCTCGCGATCGGTGTCCCCGCCCGGGTCGCGCAGGAGGCGCGGTGCTCGAACTGA